One genomic region from Vibrio sp. SCSIO 43137 encodes:
- the fucU gene encoding L-fucose mutarotase yields MLKGIHPAISPTLLSTLSEMGHGDEILFADAHFPAHTFSGNVIRCDGVGVDTLLEGTLPLLQLDQYVEQPLIMMQAVEGDELDPEVERKYLEAMSSEKVEAAQIQRLERFAFYERAKSCYAVVLSGEKAKYGNIILKKGVTGC; encoded by the coding sequence ATGCTTAAAGGAATTCACCCTGCAATTTCCCCTACACTGTTATCCACCCTTTCCGAGATGGGCCACGGCGATGAGATCTTATTTGCCGATGCTCATTTTCCTGCTCATACCTTTTCAGGCAATGTTATCCGCTGTGATGGTGTCGGCGTCGATACCCTACTGGAAGGAACCCTGCCTCTGCTTCAGCTTGACCAATATGTAGAGCAACCTCTGATTATGATGCAAGCCGTGGAAGGCGATGAGCTGGACCCTGAAGTAGAGCGTAAGTATCTGGAGGCAATGAGCTCAGAGAAAGTGGAAGCTGCACAGATTCAGCGTCTGGAACGTTTTGCTTTTTATGAAAGGGCTAAATCCTGCTATGCCGTTGTGCTGAGCGGTGAAAAGGCAAAGTATGGAAACATTATCCTGAAAAAAGGTGTGACAGGTTGTTAA
- a CDS encoding ABC transporter substrate-binding protein, translating into MKSAKLTLLAALAVVGLGTAQAKDEMYIPVVSKGYQHEFWQTVKLGSDTAAKELGVKTSFVGPAAETQISEQIQLMEDMMARQPDAILLAALDSNALVVPVEDAKSRGIEIATFDSGINSDIPKSFIATNNVKAGADAAKTLGKMLGGEGKVGIIAHVAGTQNAMERSNGFIDEMAKSYPNIKVLEVQYSDGDPQKAMDKTIDMVRANPDLSAVYATNEGSTLGVANAIDSLGLAGKVKVMGFDSTEGIIAFLKAGTIQGFVVQDAYQIGYQGLKTLYNVLDGKKVAGVIDIPVKVVTAENIDSPDMQQLLYPFGK; encoded by the coding sequence GCACTGGCTGTTGTTGGTCTGGGAACCGCGCAGGCGAAGGACGAAATGTACATTCCTGTAGTAAGTAAAGGGTATCAGCATGAGTTCTGGCAGACAGTAAAACTGGGCTCAGACACAGCAGCGAAAGAGCTGGGTGTGAAGACAAGCTTTGTAGGTCCTGCGGCAGAGACACAAATCTCAGAGCAGATCCAGCTAATGGAAGATATGATGGCGCGTCAGCCTGATGCGATTCTGCTGGCAGCACTGGACTCAAACGCACTAGTAGTACCGGTGGAAGATGCTAAATCACGTGGTATTGAAATTGCCACCTTTGACTCAGGCATCAATTCAGACATACCAAAGAGCTTTATCGCCACGAACAACGTAAAAGCAGGTGCGGATGCAGCGAAGACGCTAGGCAAGATGCTGGGTGGTGAAGGCAAGGTGGGCATTATTGCACACGTAGCCGGTACTCAGAATGCCATGGAGCGTTCAAACGGCTTTATTGATGAGATGGCGAAAAGCTATCCAAATATCAAGGTACTGGAAGTTCAGTACAGTGATGGTGACCCGCAAAAAGCCATGGATAAAACCATCGATATGGTGCGTGCTAACCCTGATCTATCAGCGGTCTATGCGACTAACGAAGGTTCAACACTGGGTGTGGCTAATGCCATCGACAGCTTAGGTCTGGCCGGTAAGGTTAAGGTAATGGGCTTTGACAGCACTGAGGGTATTATCGCCTTCCTGAAAGCGGGTACCATTCAGGGCTTCGTGGTTCAGGACGCTTACCAGATTGGTTATCAGGGTCTGAAGACGCTGTATAACGTACTGGATGGCAAGAAGGTGGCTGGTGTTATTGATATCCCTGTTAAGGTAGTAACGGCAGAGAATATCGACAGCCCTGACATGCAGCAACTGCTTTATCCGTTCGGTAAGTAA